From the Defluviimonas aquaemixtae genome, one window contains:
- the rpoC gene encoding DNA-directed RNA polymerase subunit beta': MNQELTNNPFNPLAAPKQFDEIKISLASPERILSWSYGEIKKPETINYRTFKPERDGLFCARIFGPIKDYECLCGKYKRMKYRGVVCEKCGVEVTLQKVRRERMGHIELAAPVAHIWFLKSLPSRIGLMLDMTLRDLERILYFENYVVIEPGLTDLSYGQLLTEEEYLDAQDQYGADAFTANIGAEAIREMLSAIDLEATAEQLREELKEATGELKPKKIIKRLKIVENFIESGNRPEWMVLTVIPVIPPELRPLVPLDGGRFATSDLNDLYRRVINRNNRLKRLIELRAPDIIVRNEKRMLQESVDALFDNGRRGRVITGANKRPLKSLSDMLKGKQGRFRQNLLGKRVDFSGRSVIVTGPELKLHQCGLPKKMALELFKPFIYSRLEAKGLSSTVKQAKKLVEKERPEVWDILDEVIREHPVLLNRAPTLHRLGIQAFEPVLIEGKAIQLHPLVCAAFNADFDGDQMAVHVPLSLEAQLEARVLMMSTNNVLSPANGSPIIVPSQDMVLGLYYVSMMREGMKGEGMVFADPDEVQHALDAGEVNLHAKITARVKQIDEEGNEVWKRYETTPGRVRLGVLLPMNAKAPFELVNRLLRKKDVQNVIDTVYRYCGQKESVIFCDQIMGLGFREAFKAGISFGKDDMVIPEKKWDIVNEVRDQVKEFEQQYMDGLITQGEKYNKVVDAWSKCSDAVAQAMMGEISAVRKDDAGAEKEPNSVYMMSHSGARGSPAQMKQLGGMRGLMAKPSGEIIETPIISNFKEGLTVLEYFNSTHGARKGLADTALKTANSGYLTRRLVDVAQDCIVRMPDCGTDHAITASAAVNDGEVVAPLSERILGRVAAEDVLRPGSDEIIVRQNELIDERKADAVEVAGVAAVRIRSALTCEAEEGVCAMCYGRDLARGTLVNIGEAVGIIAAQSIGEPGTQLTMRTFHIGGIAQGGQQSFLEASQEGKLEFRNPMLLENASGEQIVTGRNMQIAIIDENGQERASHKLSYGAKVHVKDGQKIKRGAKLFEWDPYTLPIIAEKAGVAKFVDLISGISIRDDTDEATGMTQKIVTDWRTAPKGSDLKPEIIVMDPASGEPVRNDQGNPVSYPMSVDAILSVEDGQEIKAGDVVARIPREGAKTKDITGGLPRVAELFEARRPKDHAIIAEIEGYVRFGKDYKNKRRISIEPIDETLQPVEYMVPKGKHIPVQEGDHVQKGDYIMDGNPAPHDILRIMGIEALADYLIDEVQDVYRLQGVKINDKHIEVIVRQMLQKIEILDSGDTTLLKGEHIDKAEFDEENDKVTQRGGSPATGEPVLLGITKASLQTRSFISAASFQETTRVLTEASVQGKRDRLVGLKENVIVGRLIPAGTGGATMRVRKIAHDRDQKVIEQRRAEAEAAAALTAPTEEVLDDVIDIEADSGLVETYESRE, translated from the coding sequence ATGAACCAGGAACTCACGAACAACCCGTTCAACCCGCTGGCCGCGCCGAAGCAGTTCGACGAGATCAAGATCTCGCTCGCCTCGCCCGAGCGCATCCTGTCGTGGTCTTACGGGGAGATCAAAAAGCCCGAGACGATCAACTACCGGACGTTCAAGCCGGAGCGGGACGGTCTGTTCTGCGCCCGTATCTTTGGGCCGATCAAGGACTACGAATGCCTTTGCGGCAAGTACAAGCGCATGAAGTATCGCGGCGTCGTCTGCGAGAAGTGCGGTGTCGAGGTGACGCTCCAGAAGGTGCGGCGCGAGCGGATGGGCCATATCGAGCTCGCCGCCCCGGTCGCGCATATCTGGTTCCTGAAGTCGCTCCCCTCGCGCATCGGCCTCATGCTCGATATGACGCTGCGCGACCTTGAGCGCATTCTCTACTTCGAGAACTACGTCGTGATCGAGCCGGGCCTGACCGACCTGTCCTACGGCCAGCTTTTGACCGAGGAAGAGTACCTCGACGCGCAGGACCAGTACGGCGCCGACGCATTCACCGCCAATATCGGCGCCGAGGCGATCCGCGAGATGCTGTCGGCGATCGACCTCGAAGCGACAGCTGAGCAACTTCGCGAGGAGCTGAAGGAAGCCACGGGCGAACTGAAGCCGAAGAAGATCATCAAGCGGCTGAAGATCGTCGAGAACTTCATCGAATCCGGCAACCGTCCGGAATGGATGGTCCTGACGGTGATCCCGGTCATCCCGCCGGAGCTGCGTCCGCTGGTTCCGCTCGATGGCGGCCGGTTCGCGACCTCGGACCTCAACGACCTCTATCGCCGGGTCATCAACCGGAACAACCGCCTGAAGCGGCTGATCGAGCTTCGCGCGCCCGACATCATCGTCCGCAACGAAAAGCGGATGCTGCAGGAATCCGTCGACGCGCTCTTCGACAACGGCCGCCGCGGCCGCGTCATCACCGGGGCCAACAAGCGCCCGCTGAAGTCGCTGAGCGACATGCTGAAGGGCAAGCAGGGCCGGTTCCGCCAGAACCTCCTCGGCAAGCGCGTGGATTTCTCGGGCCGTTCGGTCATCGTGACCGGCCCGGAACTGAAGCTCCATCAGTGCGGCCTGCCGAAGAAGATGGCGCTCGAACTCTTCAAGCCGTTCATCTATTCGCGGCTCGAGGCGAAGGGTCTCAGCTCGACCGTCAAGCAGGCGAAGAAGCTCGTCGAGAAGGAGCGTCCGGAGGTCTGGGACATCCTCGACGAGGTGATCCGCGAGCACCCGGTTCTCCTGAACCGGGCGCCGACGCTGCACCGTCTCGGGATCCAGGCGTTCGAGCCGGTGCTGATCGAGGGCAAGGCGATCCAGCTTCACCCGCTGGTCTGCGCCGCCTTCAACGCCGACTTCGATGGCGACCAGATGGCCGTGCACGTGCCGCTTTCGCTGGAAGCCCAGCTCGAAGCGCGCGTGCTGATGATGTCGACGAACAACGTCCTAAGCCCGGCCAACGGCTCGCCGATCATCGTGCCGTCGCAGGACATGGTCCTCGGCCTTTACTACGTCTCGATGATGCGCGAGGGGATGAAGGGCGAAGGCATGGTCTTCGCCGATCCCGACGAGGTGCAGCACGCCCTCGACGCGGGCGAGGTGAACCTGCACGCCAAGATCACCGCGCGGGTCAAGCAGATCGACGAAGAAGGCAACGAGGTCTGGAAGCGCTACGAGACGACGCCGGGCCGGGTGCGGCTGGGCGTGCTTCTGCCCATGAACGCCAAGGCGCCATTCGAGCTCGTCAACCGGCTCCTGCGGAAGAAGGACGTCCAAAACGTCATCGACACAGTCTACCGCTACTGCGGCCAGAAGGAGTCGGTCATCTTCTGTGACCAGATCATGGGGCTTGGCTTCCGCGAGGCCTTCAAGGCCGGCATCTCGTTCGGCAAGGACGACATGGTGATCCCCGAGAAGAAGTGGGACATCGTGAACGAGGTCCGCGACCAGGTGAAGGAGTTCGAACAGCAGTACATGGACGGCCTGATCACCCAGGGCGAGAAGTACAACAAGGTCGTCGATGCCTGGTCGAAGTGCTCGGACGCCGTCGCGCAGGCGATGATGGGCGAAATCTCGGCTGTGCGCAAAGACGATGCCGGGGCTGAGAAGGAACCGAACTCCGTCTACATGATGTCGCATTCCGGTGCGCGGGGTTCGCCTGCTCAGATGAAGCAGCTGGGCGGCATGCGCGGCCTCATGGCCAAGCCGTCGGGCGAGATCATCGAGACGCCGATCATCTCGAACTTCAAGGAAGGCCTCACCGTGCTCGAGTACTTCAACTCGACCCACGGCGCCCGCAAGGGCCTGGCCGACACCGCGCTCAAGACGGCGAACTCGGGCTATCTCACCCGCCGCCTCGTCGACGTTGCGCAGGACTGCATCGTCCGCATGCCGGATTGCGGCACGGATCACGCCATCACGGCGTCAGCCGCCGTCAATGACGGCGAGGTCGTCGCGCCGCTCAGTGAGCGCATCCTGGGCCGCGTCGCGGCCGAGGACGTCCTGAGGCCGGGCTCGGACGAGATCATCGTCCGCCAGAACGAGCTCATTGACGAGCGCAAGGCGGATGCGGTCGAAGTCGCCGGTGTCGCCGCGGTCCGGATCCGCTCGGCCTTGACGTGTGAGGCCGAGGAGGGCGTCTGCGCCATGTGCTACGGCCGCGACCTTGCGCGCGGCACGCTCGTCAACATTGGCGAGGCGGTGGGCATCATCGCCGCCCAGTCGATTGGCGAGCCGGGCACCCAGCTGACGATGCGGACCTTCCACATCGGCGGCATCGCGCAGGGTGGCCAGCAGTCGTTCCTCGAAGCCTCGCAAGAGGGCAAGCTCGAGTTCCGCAACCCGATGCTCCTTGAAAACGCCTCGGGCGAGCAGATCGTGACGGGCCGGAACATGCAGATCGCCATCATCGACGAAAACGGCCAGGAACGGGCGAGCCACAAGCTGAGCTACGGCGCCAAGGTCCACGTCAAGGACGGCCAGAAGATCAAGCGCGGCGCCAAGCTGTTCGAATGGGACCCGTACACTCTGCCGATCATCGCCGAGAAGGCGGGTGTTGCGAAGTTCGTCGACCTCATCTCGGGGATCTCGATCCGCGACGATACCGACGAGGCGACGGGCATGACCCAGAAGATCGTGACCGATTGGCGCACCGCGCCCAAAGGCAGCGATCTGAAGCCCGAGATCATCGTGATGGATCCGGCGAGTGGCGAGCCTGTGCGCAACGATCAGGGCAACCCGGTCAGCTATCCCATGTCGGTCGACGCGATCCTGTCGGTCGAGGACGGTCAGGAGATCAAGGCCGGTGACGTCGTGGCGCGTATCCCGCGCGAAGGCGCCAAGACCAAGGACATCACCGGGGGTCTTCCCCGCGTGGCGGAGCTGTTCGAGGCCCGTCGTCCGAAGGATCACGCCATCATCGCCGAGATCGAGGGCTATGTCCGCTTCGGCAAGGACTACAAGAACAAGCGTCGGATCTCGATCGAGCCGATCGACGAGACCTTGCAGCCGGTCGAATACATGGTGCCGAAGGGCAAACACATTCCGGTCCAGGAAGGTGATCACGTCCAGAAGGGCGACTACATCATGGACGGCAACCCGGCGCCGCACGACATCCTGCGCATCATGGGGATCGAGGCCTTGGCCGACTACCTCATCGACGAGGTGCAGGACGTCTACAGGCTGCAGGGCGTGAAGATCAACGACAAGCATATCGAGGTGATCGTTCGCCAGATGCTTCAGAAGATCGAAATCCTCGACAGCGGGGACACGACGCTTCTGAAGGGCGAGCATATCGACAAGGCCGAGTTCGACGAAGAGAACGACAAGGTCACCCAGCGCGGCGGCAGTCCCGCCACGGGCGAACCTGTGCTGCTCGGCATCACCAAGGCGTCGTTGCAGACCCGGTCGTTCATTTCGGCGGCCTCCTTCCAGGAGACGACTCGCGTCCTGACCGAGGCATCGGTTCAGGGCAAGCGCGACCGTCTCGTCGGCCTAAAGGAGAATGTCATCGTCGGCCGCCTGATTCCCGCCGGAACCGGCGGGGCAACGATGCGCGTGCGCAAGATCGCCCACGACCGCGATCAAAAGGTGATCGAGCAGCGCCGCGCCGAGGCCGAGGCCGCGGCAGCGCTGACCGCGCCTACGGAAGAGGTGCTGGACGACGTCATCGACATTGAAGCCGATAGCGGCCTGGTAGAGACCTACGAAAGCCGCGAGTGA